The genomic region CAGTTTTCCCATAGCCGGGCCGGGCGGCATGCCCAGCCCGGAGATAAGATCGTGCCCTGAAACGAGTTTTTCGGGCAGCACCGCTTTCGGATTTTTAAAAAAAGTGCTGAGCATCAGGTGAATGACCTGCATGTGCCGGAGCGTTTTTTTTACGCCTTTGCCCGGCAAGGCGGCGGGTGCGGCCGGCGCGGGCAGTTCCCGTGTGCGGGGCAAAATTTTCAGTGTTGTTTTCAAAGGTATGTAACTGGCGTAATCGGCCCAGCAGACAAGCAGCAGCGGCACCGCCGCGTCACGCAGCTCGCTGAAAAAGCGGTACACGGCGCGCGGCGTTATCACCTTGTTAAACGACAGGTTCCCCGGGCGCAGATGCTCGCTGATGATTTTCGAGGCAAGGTTTGTTTCCGCGCGTGAAAACCTGAGCGCGCGCATGATTGACTCGGCGCGCCGCGCGCCGCGCGCCTCATGATGGAAAAAACGCAGCCTGCCGCCGATAACTCTGGCCGTTTCGGGCTTTGAGATGTCGTGCAGCAGAGCCACCAGCTGCAGAAGGCCCCGTCCGCCGGCGTGAGCGGCCAGTTCGCCGTGAAAATCGGGAAAAATGTTTTCCAGGTTGTTTTGCAGATGTTCAAGCCGGTCGCATACGGCCAGCGTGTGCGAGAACACTCCGCGTCCGCCGTAATACTGGGGCGCGCAGCCTTTCTGCTTTTCCAGTTCCGGGAAAAGCGCGGTCAGCAGGCGCGCCCGGTCCAGCGCGGCCAGCCGCGCCCTGACCCGGGGCAGCGCCAGCAGGCGCACCAGTTCGTCGCGCACCCGCTCGCCGGAAACCCCGGTTATCAGCGCGTGATGTTCGCGGATCAGGCGCAAGGTTTTTGGCGCGACCGAAAACCCTAATTCGCCGGCGATTCTGTAAGCGCGCAGCAGACGCAGCGGATCCTGTTCGAACACGGTTTTGGATACTGCCGCAATCCGCTTTTTTTCAATATCCTGCAAACCGCCAAAGTTGTCAAGGAGAAACCGTTTTTCCGGTTTCTCAAGAAACACGCCGCCGGGCGCGGGTTCGGCTGCGGTTATGCGGCAGGGCGAGCCGACCGGATAGGCCAGCGCGTTAATGGTGAAGTCGCGCCGGGCCAGGTCAGCGCTTATGCCGCCCTGCAGGGCGGCAATATCTATCTGGCATTGCGGGGTTTTGCCCGAGATCCGCCAGACGGTATTTTCCTCGTCTATGATAAACGCCGTGGTGTGCAGCCGCGCGGCGAGTTTGCGGGCCGCTTCCCGCACACGGGCCCTTTCGAGCGCGATGTCAATGTCGGAGGACGCGCGGCCCAGCAGGGAGTCGCGCACGCATCCGCCCACATAAAATCCGCCGGGGCAGGTTTCCGCTATGAGCTGCGCGAGGTTCGCTGTCTGTTTCATGCTATCGGAGCGGGCGGCCTAAAACCGCGGCGGTTCCGGTCACGAGCTCTCCGGGAACCGGCCGGCACGCCGTCTTTTTGTTTTTCAGCCTGGCGATTTCCGTTTCGCGCAGTTTGCGCTTGAGGATTTTATTGAGCGCGTTTTTTGGCAGTTCGGCCATGAATTCGATTTCTTTCGGACGTTTGTACGGATCGAGATTCTCGCGGATAAAGTTTTTCAGTTCCGCTTTTTCGCATTCCGCGCCCTCTTTAAGCACACAGAACGCCTTGATTGTTTCATCGCCCGATTCGTCCGGTATCCCGATCACCGCCACCTCCGCCAGCGCCGGATGGTTCTGCAGCACCGCTTCCACCTGCGCGGAGAATACTTTCAGGCCCTTGATGATGATCATGTCTTTTATACGGTCACGGATAAAAACGAACCCGTCTTCGTCAACCAGCCCGATGTCGCCGGTCCGCATCCAGCCGTCTGCCGTGAACAGGTCTCTGGACGCCTGCGGATTATTGTGGTAGCCGGCCGTTACGTTCGGCCCCTTCACGCAAATCTCCCCCTCCTGCCCGGCGGGCAGGTGGTTGCCGGCCTCGCCTATAACCGCCACCCGGATGCCGGGCATCGGCCGGCCTACCGAACCGGGCCTGTTTTCTTCCGGCGTATTGACTGAAATAACCGGGCTGGTTTCCGTAAGGCCGTACCCTTCCAGCAGCGGCACCCCTATGGCCTGCCTGAACCGTTCGCCTGTTTCACGCGGAAGCGGGGCGGCGCCGGACACCAGTATCCGCGCCCGCCGGAACGACCAGTACTGCAGATACAGCCGCTTCAGTCCGCTGGCTTCTTTCGCCAGCACCGCAAACAGTTGCGGCACGCCCGTCATGACCGTAACGCCTTCACGGCCCATCAGGCGCAGCCACGGTTTCGGCGGCGTGAGGTGCGAGATAACGACTGTTTTGCAGCCCATCATCAGCGGCAGCAGGGTGGTGCCCAGCCATGAAAAAGTGTGAAACATGGGCAGCAGGCAGAGAAAAACGTCGTCGTCGGTCACGGAGAAAATCGCCTGCGCCGATATCGCGTTGGAAATCATGTTGTAATGGCTGAGTATTACGCCTTTCGGGTTGCCGGTGGTGCCGGAAGTGTAGAGCAGGCAGGAGATGTCGTCGGGCGATGTCTGCTGCTGGTGAGCCTGAGGGGTATGCCCGGCCCTGTTGACCAGTTCCCAGAAGTCCTCCGCCTCGCCGTTTGCCGAGCCGTCAATCGAAAGCAGGAACGGTTTTGTGCCGAGCGTTTGCAGCGTTTTTGTGTAATTGCGCAGGAATTCGCGCTGGGTTATCACGCCCTTGCATTGCGAGTCGGAAAGAATAAATGCCAGTTCCTCCGGCTTGGAAACCATGAAATTTACCGGCACCATGGCCGCGCCCATTTTCGCCGCCGCCATGCCCGTGATGATGAACTCCGCCGAGTTGCGCAGCGCGAGCGCCACCTTGTCGCCTTTTCGTATGCCCAGGTTCCAGAACGCATCCGCCGCACGGTTGACCGCCTGAAGCAGTTCGGTGTATGTCCATTGCCGCTCGGGTTCCACAATTGCGGTTTTTTCCGGCAGCCGCGCCGCGCTGTTCAGCAGTATATTGTAGATGTTGCTGGTATTCCTCATGATATTCGCATATTTTATAAATAACGGGCCGTGATGACAAATTTCAGTGCGCGCGGCGGCTGTGCCCCCCCCGTTGGCGCGGAATGCCGTTTTGGGCGGCAAGCGCGCGGGCTTTTTCAAGCGAATCCGGTTTGCCGATGTCAAGCCAGTCGAAGCGGGAGCAGTCCGCCATGGCGATG from Elusimicrobiaceae bacterium harbors:
- a CDS encoding long-chain-fatty-acid--CoA ligase codes for the protein MRNTSNIYNILLNSAARLPEKTAIVEPERQWTYTELLQAVNRAADAFWNLGIRKGDKVALALRNSAEFIITGMAAAKMGAAMVPVNFMVSKPEELAFILSDSQCKGVITQREFLRNYTKTLQTLGTKPFLLSIDGSANGEAEDFWELVNRAGHTPQAHQQQTSPDDISCLLYTSGTTGNPKGVILSHYNMISNAISAQAIFSVTDDDVFLCLLPMFHTFSWLGTTLLPLMMGCKTVVISHLTPPKPWLRLMGREGVTVMTGVPQLFAVLAKEASGLKRLYLQYWSFRRARILVSGAAPLPRETGERFRQAIGVPLLEGYGLTETSPVISVNTPEENRPGSVGRPMPGIRVAVIGEAGNHLPAGQEGEICVKGPNVTAGYHNNPQASRDLFTADGWMRTGDIGLVDEDGFVFIRDRIKDMIIIKGLKVFSAQVEAVLQNHPALAEVAVIGIPDESGDETIKAFCVLKEGAECEKAELKNFIRENLDPYKRPKEIEFMAELPKNALNKILKRKLRETEIARLKNKKTACRPVPGELVTGTAAVLGRPLR
- a CDS encoding HD domain-containing protein, giving the protein MKQTANLAQLIAETCPGGFYVGGCVRDSLLGRASSDIDIALERARVREAARKLAARLHTTAFIIDEENTVWRISGKTPQCQIDIAALQGGISADLARRDFTINALAYPVGSPCRITAAEPAPGGVFLEKPEKRFLLDNFGGLQDIEKKRIAAVSKTVFEQDPLRLLRAYRIAGELGFSVAPKTLRLIREHHALITGVSGERVRDELVRLLALPRVRARLAALDRARLLTALFPELEKQKGCAPQYYGGRGVFSHTLAVCDRLEHLQNNLENIFPDFHGELAAHAGGRGLLQLVALLHDISKPETARVIGGRLRFFHHEARGARRAESIMRALRFSRAETNLASKIISEHLRPGNLSFNKVITPRAVYRFFSELRDAAVPLLLVCWADYASYIPLKTTLKILPRTRELPAPAAPAALPGKGVKKTLRHMQVIHLMLSTFFKNPKAVLPEKLVSGHDLISGLGMPPGPAMGKLLEAIRLAQAEGKVTGRAQALALAARLYKKTGY